Genomic segment of Fundidesulfovibrio magnetotacticus:
GGCCCTGTTCGCCACGCTGAGCCTGGGCCGCGAACTCTTTTGCGCACTGAGAAGCTGGGCCTCGGACGGCACGTGCAGGGTGCTTCTGGTGGGCAACGGCCAACTTGCCTTCCAGATCGAGGAGCTGATCAGATCCATGTCCGGCAAGTTCCAACTCGTCGGCAAGGTGCACTACCCCGGGCCGGACAACGCGGCCAAGGCCGAGGACGCCCAGGACATCTTCGAGACCGCCAAACGCCTGGACGCCAACAAGGTGGTCATCTCGCTCACGGAACGCCGGGGCGTCTTCCCTCTCCAGGAGATGCTCAACTGCAAGCTCTCGGGCATCGAGGTCCTGGACTCCCCGTCGCTCTATGAACGTCTGACCGGCAAGCTGCTCATCGAGAACATCACCCCAAGTTGGTTCATCTTCTGCCACGGTTTTCGGGTCACGCCGGGTCTGCGTCTCGTGAAGCGCGCCATCGACATCGCGCTCTCCTCCCTGGGCTTGCTGTGCTTCGCCCCCTTCGGGTTGCTGGTGGCCCTGGCCATCAGGCTCGACTCCCCCGGCCCGGTGTTCTTTCGCCAAGTCCGCGTGGGCGAGGGCGACCAGCTCTTCAGCCTGATCAAGTTCCGCTCCATGCGCCAGGACGCGGAAAAGCTGTCCGGAGCGGTGTGGGCGCAGAAGAACGACAACCGGGTCACCCGCCTGGGCAAGTTCCTGCGCAAGTCGCGCATCGACGAAATTCCCCAGCTGATCAACGTGCTCAGGGGCGAGATGAGCCTCGTCGGGCCGCGTCCGGAAAGGCCGGAGTTCGTGCGCACCCTCAAGGAGCGCATCCCCTACTATTCGGAACGCCACTTCGTGAAACCTGGCGTATCGGGCTGGGCCCAGGTCCGCTATCCCTACGGGGCCTCCGTGGAGGACGCCGTGGAGAAGCTTCGCTACGACCTCTACTACATCAAGAACATCTCCATCCTGCTCGACTTCAAAATCATCCTGAAGACCGTGGCCGTGATGCTCTTCTGCCGGGGGGGGCGCTAGCATGCCTGCCCCGGCCCCATCCATCGATCCCATGATCCTCGGGGCGGACTTTCCTTGCATCGTCCGCTCCGGCTTACCCGGAGGAAGCAAGGCGTGAAGAAATCCCTCGTGCTTTTCATCGTGCTGATCCTTGCCCAGGCGGCACTGGCCCTCGACTACGCCATCGTTGCCGGCGACAAGCTGGCCGTCACGGTGCAGGGGGAGCAGGAGCTGAGCCTCCCCGTCACCGTGCGCCCGGACGGCAAGATCACCTATCCCCACGCCGGGGATATCCAGGCCGCGGGGCTGACCCCCCTCCAACTTGCCGACAGCCTGGCGCAGCGACTCAAGACCTATGTACGCAAGCCCGTGGTCATGGTGAGCGTTGTGGAAGGCAAGAACGACAAGGTCTACGTGGTGGGAGGCGGCGTGAAACCCACGTTCTTCGAGATTTCAACCCACAAGACCCTGCTTCAGGTGCTGGCCAGCATCGAGGATATGTCCCTGGCGGACCTGAACGAGGCTTCGCTGGTGCGCGAGAACGTGGCGGTGCTCAAGGGGTTCAGGGAACTCTATGAGGAAGGCAACATCGCCAAGAACCAGGAGCTCCAGGCTGGAGACGTGATCATACTTCCCGTGCTCAAGGACCGCTTCGTCTATGTGTCCGGCGCGGTGAACAAGCCCAAAATCCTGTCGTTCCGGGAGGGCATGACCGTTCTTGACGCCATCATGGAGGCGGAAGGCTTCACCAAGTACGCCAGTCAGAACAGCACCAAGGTGATCAGGCGCGGCGACGGCAAAGAAGTGGTTCTGAAAGTGAAGGCCAAACACCTTCTGGAGAACGGGGACTCCTCCCAGAACATTCTCCTGCGTCGCGGAGACATGGTCATCGTCGAGGAAGGCCTCTTCTAATCCTTCCGGGAGAACAGCGTGTCCAACAGCCTGCACGAATACCACTATTACATCGGCCTCATCCTTGGCAGGAAGCGCCTGCTTCTTGCTGTAGCAGCCATCGTGATGACCGCCGGAGTGATCGTCGCCTACTCATTGCCGAAAACATACGAGGCCAGCAGCACCGTATTCCTGGAGCAGAACGTCATCACTGACCTGGTGAAAGGCATTGCAGTAACACCATCTGTTGACGCAAAACTCAAGATGCTGTCCGTTGCCCTGCTCAGCCGCACCATGATGCTCAAGGTCATCACCGAGCTAAACAAGGACATGGCCTACGCCCACGAAAGACATGTCGAAGAGTACCTGCAACAGCTCACAAGCCGCACAAAAATCTCCTTCCAGGAAAAGCAGGGCGTGTTCCGAATAACCCTTCGCGACGTAAACCCGGTGTTCGCCAAGGATTTCGTGAACACCATCACCCGCAAGTACATCGACGAGAACACCTCCTCCAAACGCGAGGAGTCCCTGGACGCCACCAAGTTCCTGGCGGAACAGATCGAGATCTTCAAACGCAGGATCGACACGGCCGAGGACGCCATCAGCCGCTACAAGAGCGAAAAGGGCTACCTGCTCTCCACGGACGACATCTTCCTGCGCGGCGAAATCGCCACCGGGGAAAAAAAGCTGGAAGAGATCGCCATCAAGCGCGCCGAACTGGAGGCCAAGCTCCGGATCATCAAGGAGCGCGGCCCGGAGCCCGGCAAACTGGCCGAAGCCGAGGCCCACCTGTCGGACATGCTCGCGCGCTACACCGAAGAACATCCCAAGGTGGCCAGGGCCAGGGCGGAGGTTGCCCGGCTGCGCTACGGGCGGGGCGACGAAGCGGGACGCCGCAGTTCCCTGGCCGCGCAGGACGCAGTGCACATGCTGGAGATAGAGATCGAAGCCCTCAAGAGCATGCAGGAGCACCAACAGAAGCTGCTCGCCGACAACAAGAACAACCTGCGCGAGATGCCCAGCGTGAAGGCCGAATTGGCGGAACTGGTACGCAAGAAGGAGAACGAGAGCGTGGTCTACCAGCAACTCGTCTCCCGGTACGGCCAGTCCGAGGTCTCCAAGCAGATGGAACTGCAGGACAAGTCCATCACGTTCCGCATCCTGGATCCGGCCGTGCTCCCCCAGAACCCCGTGAGCCCCAACAGGCTGCTCATCATCCTTGCCTCCATGGGGGGCGGCATCGTCGCCGGGGCAGGCCTGATCATCCTGATGGACCTGATCCGGGGGGGGGTCAAGGGCGTTTCGGAGCTCAAGGAACTCGCCATACCTGTTCTCGCGGTGGTCCCAAACGTTCAGGATATGGAGGCGGAGCGCGTGGTCCGGCGCAAGGATCGCCTGATCATGACGCTCGCCGCCGGATATTTTGCGCTCATCCTGGTCCTGGCCGTGTCGGACACAATGCATCTAGGCGCTCGGAGCGAGGTGATCACGAATTACCTCGTCGCCTCCGTGAACAAATTCATCAGCAACTGACGGGTCGAGGGCCACAGCATGAGCAGGATCGAAGAAGCGTTGAACAAGGCGGCCCTGCGTCATCCGGGCCAGGTCGCGGCCGTCGCGCCGACGCCCCCGCCCCCGAATCCCGCGGGAGAGGCGGTGGAAATCCGTCCCGTGGAACACATGCTCTTCACCTACACCTCGCCCAACTCGCTGATCGCCGAGGAATACCGCAAGCTCAAGGAATGCATCATCCGCGAGTCCAAACGGGAGGGCTTCAACAACGTCCTGCTGGTGACGAGCGTCAATCCCAGGGAAGGCAAGAGCGTCACCACCCTGAACCTGGCCATCAGCCTGGCCCAGGAATACGACTACACCGTCCTCGTTGTGGACGCGGACCTGAGGGCCCCCTCCTGCCACAAGTATCTGGGCATTGAAGCCACGGTGGGCCTCACGGACTGCCTGGAAGGGCGGGCCGAATGCTCCGACGTGCTTATCCGCTCAAGCGTGGGCCGCCTCGTGCTGCTTCCGGCCGGGCG
This window contains:
- a CDS encoding XrtA system polysaccharide chain length determinant, which gives rise to MSNSLHEYHYYIGLILGRKRLLLAVAAIVMTAGVIVAYSLPKTYEASSTVFLEQNVITDLVKGIAVTPSVDAKLKMLSVALLSRTMMLKVITELNKDMAYAHERHVEEYLQQLTSRTKISFQEKQGVFRITLRDVNPVFAKDFVNTITRKYIDENTSSKREESLDATKFLAEQIEIFKRRIDTAEDAISRYKSEKGYLLSTDDIFLRGEIATGEKKLEEIAIKRAELEAKLRIIKERGPEPGKLAEAEAHLSDMLARYTEEHPKVARARAEVARLRYGRGDEAGRRSSLAAQDAVHMLEIEIEALKSMQEHQQKLLADNKNNLREMPSVKAELAELVRKKENESVVYQQLVSRYGQSEVSKQMELQDKSITFRILDPAVLPQNPVSPNRLLIILASMGGGIVAGAGLIILMDLIRGGVKGVSELKELAIPVLAVVPNVQDMEAERVVRRKDRLIMTLAAGYFALILVLAVSDTMHLGARSEVITNYLVASVNKFISN
- a CDS encoding TIGR03013 family XrtA/PEP-CTERM system glycosyltransferase encodes the protein MEEHGIQRGYGKLALSQCALDVLAAVMALQITLLLSPMMAKVHNFFLLPADDTLHFIVIAAFPSIILGIIIAYAARKKGLAIHLVKTMLSVLASFIIFLALEEVNIPHRLSSVEITLGVALFATLSLGRELFCALRSWASDGTCRVLLVGNGQLAFQIEELIRSMSGKFQLVGKVHYPGPDNAAKAEDAQDIFETAKRLDANKVVISLTERRGVFPLQEMLNCKLSGIEVLDSPSLYERLTGKLLIENITPSWFIFCHGFRVTPGLRLVKRAIDIALSSLGLLCFAPFGLLVALAIRLDSPGPVFFRQVRVGEGDQLFSLIKFRSMRQDAEKLSGAVWAQKNDNRVTRLGKFLRKSRIDEIPQLINVLRGEMSLVGPRPERPEFVRTLKERIPYYSERHFVKPGVSGWAQVRYPYGASVEDAVEKLRYDLYYIKNISILLDFKIILKTVAVMLFCRGGR
- a CDS encoding polysaccharide biosynthesis/export family protein, coding for MKKSLVLFIVLILAQAALALDYAIVAGDKLAVTVQGEQELSLPVTVRPDGKITYPHAGDIQAAGLTPLQLADSLAQRLKTYVRKPVVMVSVVEGKNDKVYVVGGGVKPTFFEISTHKTLLQVLASIEDMSLADLNEASLVRENVAVLKGFRELYEEGNIAKNQELQAGDVIILPVLKDRFVYVSGAVNKPKILSFREGMTVLDAIMEAEGFTKYASQNSTKVIRRGDGKEVVLKVKAKHLLENGDSSQNILLRRGDMVIVEEGLF
- a CDS encoding XrtA-associated tyrosine autokinase; this translates as MSRIEEALNKAALRHPGQVAAVAPTPPPPNPAGEAVEIRPVEHMLFTYTSPNSLIAEEYRKLKECIIRESKREGFNNVLLVTSVNPREGKSVTTLNLAISLAQEYDYTVLVVDADLRAPSCHKYLGIEATVGLTDCLEGRAECSDVLIRSSVGRLVLLPAGRRAENPVELLSSNRMRQLLQELKHRYPDRFILIDSPPAKLFAETRFLAGIADSTLLVVREGGTSLQDVEETVLALDQRVMGIVYNGAKDLPFRDMSQHYYYYAQSDEAAR